The Iamia sp. SCSIO 61187 genomic sequence GGGGGTACGACACCGAGACGACCGTCCACGCAGTGCGACCGCCGTGTCGGACGTCGAATCGCCAGCGAATCGCCCTCCGACGGACCGACCTCACCCGATGGCGATGGGCGGGGCCGGGCGGCCGACCGTCCGCGGAGGCAACGGGGAGCCGTCGCCACCGACGCCGGCAGGACGCCCCGAGCGGCGGCGCGGGTCCGACGTCGAATCGCCAGCGAATCGCCCTCCGACGGACCGGCCTCACCCGATGGCGGTCCCGAGCCTCGACGCCGGCCGAGGTGGGCGTGCCTCAACCGTCGTGGTCACCCTCGCCCTCGGCCCGGCCCGCCTCGGCCCGGCCCGCCTCGGCCCGGCGGGCATCGGCCAGCTCGTCGACGGCGTCGACCCGGTGGGGGATGCCGGCGGCCAGGTAGGTCGAGCGGGCGATGAGGTTGGCCGCGACCGGCAGGGTGAGGATCTGGATGGCCGCGGCGAGCAGGGCGGAGGTGATGTCGTTCGCCGTCCTCAGCTCGGCGGCCGCCCCCGTCGCCAGGAGCACGAACCCGAGCGTCGAGGCCTTGGTCAGGGCGTGCATGCGCGAGAGCACGTCCCGGAACCGCAGGACCCCGATCGCCGCCAGCAGCGTGAGCACGGCACCGACGAGGGCGAGGGTCTGACCGATCATCGGTGCTCCGCCCGGTCGGGGCGGACCGTGGTCCTGGTGCCCCCGCTCACTCGCCCCGCCCCTCGATGTAGCGGGCGATGACCGCGGTGCTGATGAACCCCACGAAGGCGAGCAGCACCGCCACCTGGAGGAACGCTCCCCTCCCGGTGTCCATGGCGTTGACGAGGAGGAGCCCGATCCCCGCGACCAGCATCCCGTCGAGGGCGATGACCCGGTCGGCCAGCGACGGTCCGCGCCCCATCCGCAGGCCGAACAGCACGAACGCCACCAGGAGCACGGCGTAGGTCACCGGGGTCACGGCGTCACCTCCCGACGCTCGAGGGCCTCCATGGCGGCGACGGCCTCGGCCGTCCCGAAGGCGTGGTAGGCCAACGAGGCCAGGTGGCGGACATCGCCCCGCACCGCCTCGACGTCGCCCCGGTGCAGGACGTGGACGTACATCACGGTCGGGTCGTGGTCGATCTGGATCGGGATCGTCCCCGGCGTCAGGGCCATGGTGTTGGCGACCAGGGTGAGCAGCCCGTCGGAGCACGCCGGCAGGGGGACCGCGACGACGCCCGTGATGACCTGCGACTCCCGGCTCACGATGGCCCGGGCCAGGTGGACGTTCGCCACCACGACCTGCACCAGGACCCAGCCGACGAACCGGGCGATGGCGACCGGGCGGAACCGGTGGCGGCCGCGGCGCGCCGGCCACCGGTCGGGGGAGATGGCCAGCAGGGCGGCGGCCACCACCACGCCCCCGAGCACGTTGGCCGGCGACGCCGTGCCCCAGGCCAGGACCCAGAGGACGACCAGCCCGGCGCCGTAGACGAGACGAGCCATCAGCCGCCCCCACCCGCAGGGCCGTCCTGGGCGGGACCGCCCCCACCCACCGGGCCGTCCTGGGCGGGACCGCCCCCACCCGCGTCGCCGTCGTCGTCGGCGAGGTCGGTGGGGCCGTCGCCCAGCACGGCGGTGACGTACGGCTCCGGGTCGACCAGGTCGGTGGCGGCCCGGGTGCTCAGGTCGTAGAGCGGACCGGACAGGACGCCCAGGACCACGGTGCCCAGCGCCAGCACCACCGTGGGCACCACCATCAGGGCGGGCCCGCCCCACCGCGAGCGCGGGCCGCCCCGGGCGTCGGGGGCCGGGGGGCGGCCGTCCTCGCCCTCGGTCACGGGCGCCCAGAACGCCCCCATCCAGATCTTCATCAGGGCGAAGAGGGTGAGGAGCGACACCGCCACGCTGACCACGACCATGGCCCACTGGCGCTCCTCGGCGGCGGCGTCGACCAGCGAGAGCTTGGCCACGAACCCGCTCATGGGCGGGATCCCGGCGAGCGACAGGGCGGGCACGAGGAACAGCACCGCCAGCAGGGGCGCGCCCCGCACCATGTCCCCCAGGCGCGAGAGCCGGCTCGAGCCCCCGTGGTGCTCGATCAGCCCGCCGGTGAGGAACAGGGTGGTCTTCACCAGGATGTGGTGCACCGTGTAGAAGACGGCACCGGCCAGCCCGGCCACCGTCGCCAGCCCGAGGCCCATCAGCATGTAGCCGATGTGGCTGATGATGTGGAACGACAGCAGCCGCTTGACGTCGTCTTGGGCGATGGCCCCGAGCACGCCCACGACCATCGTGGCCCCGGCCACCGCCATCACCAGCCAGGTGGGCAGCACCCCCGGGAACAGGAGGGTCTGGGTCCGGATGATGGCGTAGACCCCGACCTTGGTCAGCAGGCCGGCGAAGATCGCCGTCACCGGCGACGGCGCCGTCGGGTAGCTGTCGGGCAGCCAGAAGTACAGCGGGAACAGGCCCGCCTTGATGCCGAACACCACCAGGAAGAGCCCGGCCAGCCCGCCCTGGACGCCGTCGGGCAGCTCGGCGATGCGGCCGCTCAGGTCGGCCAGGTTCACCGTCCCGGTGGCGCTGTAGGTGAAGGCCAGCGCAGCCAGGAACAGGATCGACGCGACCAGGCTGATCACCACGTAGGTCATCCCGGCCCGGACCTGGTCGAGCCGGCCGCCGAGGGTGATCAGCACGTAGCTGGCGGTCAGCATCATCTCGATGGCGACGAAGAGGTTGAACAGGTCACCGGTCAAGAAGGCAGCGGCCACGCCGGCGGCCAGCACCAGGTAGACGGACTGGAACCCGACGTGGTTGCGCTCGGCGCCGGGCTGGCCCACGGCGTAGATCACCACCGCCAGCAGGACCACGGAGGCGACGACGAGCATCACCGCCGAGAAGCGATCGGCCACCAGGGTGATGCCGAGCGGGGCGCCCCAGTCGCCGGCCTGGGTGGCCACGATGCCGTCGCGGTCGACCTCCACGAGGATGGCGACGGCCAGCCCGACGACGGCGGTCAGGGTCGAGATGCTGACGATCCGCTGCCAGCGGCGGGACCGCCCGACGAGGATCGAGACGGCCGCGGCCGCGAGGGGCAGCAGCACCGGGAGCGGCAGCAGCACCCTCACCTCGGGTCCTCCGTCGGCAGCGTGTCCGGTGTCCCGGCCAGGGTGGGATCGCCGTCCCCCCCGAGCCCGGGGCCCTCCAGGTCCTCGGCGGTGCCCGCGGTGGTCGCCTCGAGGTCCGCGGCCAGGGCGGCCTCGTCGTCCAGCTCGCGGTCGGCGAACCCGGCCCGGGCCACGGCGCGGTCCTCGACGTCGTCGGCCACCTCGTCGTCGTCGGTGAGCATCCAGCTCCGGTAGGCGAGGGCGAGCAGCAGGGCGGTGGTGCCGAAGCTGATCACGATGGCGGTGAGGACGAGCGCCTGGGGCATCGGGTCGGCGAACGTGCTCGGGTCGCTGGCGCCGATCAGCGGGGCTCGGCCCCGCCGCCCGGCGTTGACGAACAGCACGTTGGCGCCGTGGCCCAGCAGACCGAGACCGATGATGATCCGCGACAGCTTCCGCTGCAGGAGCAGGTAGGTCCCGAGGGCGAACAGGGATGCCGCGGTGGCGGCCATCAGGACGTTCATCGCGGCCCTTCCGAGCGGACGGCCGCCCGGCGCGGCGGGGGGTCGTCGCCGAAGGACTCGAACACCATCAGGGCCAGCCCGAGGACGGCCAGGTAGACGCCGACGTCGAACACGAGCACCGACGTCAGCTTCACGTTGCCGAGCACCGGGGGGTGCAGCGTCAGCGAGGCCGCCTCGAGCGCCGCCCCGCCGAGGGCGAGGGGCACCAGGGCGGTCGTGGCCGCCAGCAGGACGCCGCTGCCCAGCACGGTCCACGGCTGCGACCGGGACAGCCGGCGCACCTCGTCGATGCCGCCGCTCACGTAGCGCAGGGCGACAGCGGAGCCGGCGACGATGCCACCGGCGAACCCGCCCCCGGGCTGGTTGTGCCCGGCGAAGAGAAGGTAGATCGACGCCATCATCACCGCGGTGAAGACGACCCGCACCGAGACGTCGAGGGTCACCAGCCGGCTGAGCCGCACCGCCGCGGGCAGGGCGTGGCCCGCGTCGCGGGGGAGCGGGCTGCCGTCGCCGGTCCGAGGGCGGCGCCCGGCCCGGGCCAGGGCGACGGTGCCGATGGCGGCCGCGGTGAGCACGGTGATCTCGCCGAGGGTGTCGAAGCCCCGGAAGTCGACCAGGACCACGTTCACGACGTTGCGGCCCTCGCCGTCGGGGTAGGCCCGCTCCACCATGGCGTCCGCCGTCGGCGTCGGCGGGTCCTCGGCCCCGGTGGCGAGGGCGAGGAAGAACACCGTCGCCCCGACGGCGCCGGCCACGACCAGGCGGACCGCCCGGCGGCCGGGGGGCGTGACGCTCTCGAAGCGGTCGGGCAGGCGGCGCAGCACGAGCACGAACAGCACGGTGGTCAGGGTCTCGATGGCCACCTGGGTCAGGGCCAGGTCGGGTGCCCCCTGGATCACGAACAGCCCCGCCATGGCGTAGCCCACCAGGCCGAGGTAGAGGGCGGCGGTGAAACGACGTCGCACCACCGTCGCGGCCAGGGCCGCCCCCAGGACCAGCCCGGCGGCCGGCACGTGCGCCGGCGTCTCGACCAGGGTCGGCCAGCCCGGCCACGACGGCCCGGTCAGCAGCATGCCGCCCGGGATGGCGGCGGCGGTGGCGGCGATGACGCCCAGGTAGATCGGGAGCGAACCCGGCTGGGCCACGCCGGTGACCCGGTCGGCCGCCGCGTTCAGGCCCCGGAGGGAGAGGCCGTAGGCGCCGGACGAGGACGCCGGCGTGTGCCCGCGAGCCAGCACGGGCTGGACCCACCGCCGTCCGAGGTGCAGGGCGGCCCCGCCGGCCAGGACCAGCGCCGAGAGCAGCAGGGGGAGGTTGACGCCGTGCCAGACGGCCAGGTGCACCGGTCCCACCGTCCGGTCGAGGGCCTCGCCGGCCTCCTCGGCCAGGCCGTCGGCCAGGGCGGGCAGGGCGCCGAGCACGAAGGTGGCCCCGGAGAGCAGGGCGGCGGGCACGACGAGGGCCGGGACCGGGGGCCCGAGGCTCCCGGCCGCGCACTCCGCCGCCGCCTCGGGCCGGGCGAGGCGGCCGAGGGCGCCGAGGGCGAAGCGGGCGCTGTAGGCGACGGTGAGCACCGAGCCGAGGACGATGCCGACGAGCGCCGCGGTGGCGCCGGCCCCGGGGGCGTGGTGCAGGGCCTCGAAGGCGGCCTCCTTCCCGACGAAGCCGAAGAGCAGGGGCACCCCGGCCATGGAGGCGCTGCTCACCACGGCGGATGCGGCGAGGAGCCGCCAGCCGGGGCCGGGTGCGGGCAGGCGGCGCAGGTCGCGGGTGCCGTGCTGGTGGTCGAGGGCACCGACGACCATGAAGTCGGCCGCCTTGAACGCACCGTGGGCGAGCAGCAGCACGCACCCGGCGAGGGTCGCCTCGGGCGAGCCCCAGCCGAACACGGCCACCATGAACCCGAGCTGGCTCACCGTCCCGAGGGCGAGCAGGAGCTTGAGGTCCGTCTGCCGCAGGGCCCGGAGACCGCCGACGATCATCGTCACGATGCCGACGGTGACCACCAGGGGGCGCCACAGGCCGACGTCGGCGAAGGCCGGGGCCAGGCGGGCGATCAGGTAGACGCCCGCCTTCACCATGGTGGCCGAGTGCAGGTAGGCGCTCACCGGGGTGGGGGCGACCATGGCGCCGGGGAGCCACCCGTGGAACGGCCACTGGGCCGACTTGGTGAAGGCACCGAGGAGGATCAGCACGAGGGCGGCGCCCACCGCGGTCCCGACCTCGGGGGGATCGGCCAGCAGGGCGCTGAGCCGGTACGTGCCCGCCGCCTGCCCCAGGACGATGAACCCGGCCAGCATGGCCAGCCCGCCGGCCCCGGTGACGAGCAGCGCCTGCAGGGCCGCGGCCCGCGCCCGGGCGTCGCGGTGGTCGTTCCCGATGAGGAGGAACGACGTGATCGACGTCAGCTCCCAGAAGCCGTAGAGCACGATGAGGTTGTCGGCCACGACGAGGCCGAGCATCGACCCGCTGAACAGGGTGAGCAGCCCGGCCAGGCGGCCCACGCCGGCGCCGGTGGGGGAGAGGTAGCGCCCGGCGTAGGCGAAGACCAGCACCCCGATGCCCGAGACGAGCACGACCATCAGGGCCGCGAACCCATCGAGGCGCAGGTGCAGGTCGATGTCGAGGGCGGGCACCCAGCGGGCGACCTCGGTGACCGGGCGGCCCTCGAGGACGCCGGGGAGGACGGCCGCCAGCCAGACGACGGCCGCCACCGGCCCGACGGCGCCCACCCACACGGCGCGCCGGCCCAACCGGTCGCCGGCGGCGAGCGCGGCCAGGCCCAGCACGGCGTGGAGGGCCAGCAGGGTGATCACGGTGCGGCGGGGGCCGTCATCGGCGGGGGTCGTCCTCGGGTGGTCGGTCGTCGTGGGCCCCGTCGGCGACGGGGAGGGCGGGCCGCAGCGGGCGGCCCAGGGCGCTCAGACGAGGACGGGAGGGCCGCGATGGCGCGCCGCGCGCCGCGCCGGCGACCGGTGCCGGGGGCCGGCGACGGCACCGACCGGGGCGCGGGTCGCCCGGGCGAGCAGCACCAGCAGGGCGGCGAGGACGGCGGCGGCGCCACCGCTCGGCGCCACGGTCTCGGCCCACGCCGGGTGATCCTCGCGTGGGACGGCGGGCGCCGCGTGCTGGTCGCCGTGGGGCACGGCGGCGGTGACCCCCGCCGGGTCGGTGCGGGTCGGGGCCGCCAGCCCGCCGTCGACGACCGCGCCCAGGAGGAGCACCAGCCCGACGAGCAGACCCACCACCGCCGCGGCCCGGTGCGGTCGGCGGGGGCGCGGCGTCATGACGGCCCCGATCCTACCGGCGCTCCGTCCGGGCCCGGACCGGCCGACCGGACCCGGACGACAGCGCGGTCAGCCCAGGGCGTTCTGGCCCTGGACCATGGCGACGATCCCCGGGACCATGGCGACCACGCTCAGGGC encodes the following:
- the mnhG gene encoding monovalent cation/H(+) antiporter subunit G: MIGQTLALVGAVLTLLAAIGVLRFRDVLSRMHALTKASTLGFVLLATGAAAELRTANDITSALLAAAIQILTLPVAANLIARSTYLAAGIPHRVDAVDELADARRAEAGRAEAGRAEGEGDHDG
- a CDS encoding monovalent cation/H+ antiporter complex subunit F; this encodes MTPVTYAVLLVAFVLFGLRMGRGPSLADRVIALDGMLVAGIGLLLVNAMDTGRGAFLQVAVLLAFVGFISTAVIARYIEGRGE
- a CDS encoding Na+/H+ antiporter subunit D, which encodes MRVLLPLPVLLPLAAAAVSILVGRSRRWQRIVSISTLTAVVGLAVAILVEVDRDGIVATQAGDWGAPLGITLVADRFSAVMLVVASVVLLAVVIYAVGQPGAERNHVGFQSVYLVLAAGVAAAFLTGDLFNLFVAIEMMLTASYVLITLGGRLDQVRAGMTYVVISLVASILFLAALAFTYSATGTVNLADLSGRIAELPDGVQGGLAGLFLVVFGIKAGLFPLYFWLPDSYPTAPSPVTAIFAGLLTKVGVYAIIRTQTLLFPGVLPTWLVMAVAGATMVVGVLGAIAQDDVKRLLSFHIISHIGYMLMGLGLATVAGLAGAVFYTVHHILVKTTLFLTGGLIEHHGGSSRLSRLGDMVRGAPLLAVLFLVPALSLAGIPPMSGFVAKLSLVDAAAEERQWAMVVVSVAVSLLTLFALMKIWMGAFWAPVTEGEDGRPPAPDARGGPRSRWGGPALMVVPTVVLALGTVVLGVLSGPLYDLSTRAATDLVDPEPYVTAVLGDGPTDLADDDGDAGGGGPAQDGPVGGGGPAQDGPAGGGG
- a CDS encoding Na+/H+ antiporter subunit E, with product MARLVYGAGLVVLWVLAWGTASPANVLGGVVVAAALLAISPDRWPARRGRHRFRPVAIARFVGWVLVQVVVANVHLARAIVSRESQVITGVVAVPLPACSDGLLTLVANTMALTPGTIPIQIDHDPTVMYVHVLHRGDVEAVRGDVRHLASLAYHAFGTAEAVAAMEALERREVTP
- a CDS encoding sodium:proton antiporter, encoding MNVLMAATAASLFALGTYLLLQRKLSRIIIGLGLLGHGANVLFVNAGRRGRAPLIGASDPSTFADPMPQALVLTAIVISFGTTALLLALAYRSWMLTDDDEVADDVEDRAVARAGFADRELDDEAALAADLEATTAGTAEDLEGPGLGGDGDPTLAGTPDTLPTEDPR
- the mbhE gene encoding hydrogen gas-evolving membrane-bound hydrogenase subunit E, whose amino-acid sequence is MITLLALHAVLGLAALAAGDRLGRRAVWVGAVGPVAAVVWLAAVLPGVLEGRPVTEVARWVPALDIDLHLRLDGFAALMVVLVSGIGVLVFAYAGRYLSPTGAGVGRLAGLLTLFSGSMLGLVVADNLIVLYGFWELTSITSFLLIGNDHRDARARAAALQALLVTGAGGLAMLAGFIVLGQAAGTYRLSALLADPPEVGTAVGAALVLILLGAFTKSAQWPFHGWLPGAMVAPTPVSAYLHSATMVKAGVYLIARLAPAFADVGLWRPLVVTVGIVTMIVGGLRALRQTDLKLLLALGTVSQLGFMVAVFGWGSPEATLAGCVLLLAHGAFKAADFMVVGALDHQHGTRDLRRLPAPGPGWRLLAASAVVSSASMAGVPLLFGFVGKEAAFEALHHAPGAGATAALVGIVLGSVLTVAYSARFALGALGRLARPEAAAECAAGSLGPPVPALVVPAALLSGATFVLGALPALADGLAEEAGEALDRTVGPVHLAVWHGVNLPLLLSALVLAGGAALHLGRRWVQPVLARGHTPASSSGAYGLSLRGLNAAADRVTGVAQPGSLPIYLGVIAATAAAIPGGMLLTGPSWPGWPTLVETPAHVPAAGLVLGAALAATVVRRRFTAALYLGLVGYAMAGLFVIQGAPDLALTQVAIETLTTVLFVLVLRRLPDRFESVTPPGRRAVRLVVAGAVGATVFFLALATGAEDPPTPTADAMVERAYPDGEGRNVVNVVLVDFRGFDTLGEITVLTAAAIGTVALARAGRRPRTGDGSPLPRDAGHALPAAVRLSRLVTLDVSVRVVFTAVMMASIYLLFAGHNQPGGGFAGGIVAGSAVALRYVSGGIDEVRRLSRSQPWTVLGSGVLLAATTALVPLALGGAALEAASLTLHPPVLGNVKLTSVLVFDVGVYLAVLGLALMVFESFGDDPPPRRAAVRSEGPR